A genome region from Musa acuminata AAA Group cultivar baxijiao chromosome BXJ3-5, Cavendish_Baxijiao_AAA, whole genome shotgun sequence includes the following:
- the LOC103984772 gene encoding pentatricopeptide repeat-containing protein At5g13770, chloroplastic, whose protein sequence is MVLQWPLAPIPPPKSFSPAQLCSSTFFFRFRKQRFVVFNFSKSSPPLLDDASSDLHAIPLPSVPLQASPAAGTEITNEFIQGVCRNLQTEAVAFEYYQKAKELPVFRPDRRTLKLLVRSLVKSKQWSSISALVDDLRFFGVVPDRFTCARLIGSCIRARKFKLAEALLGVLESKKGSEAAISAFSAAMCGYNQLHMYNCTVSAYERMTAAGLSPNTSCYRWILEAYRELGETEKVIALFLEYESKESKASSKSVEIYSILCDSLGRSGRAFEALRYFREMEAKGLSPNTAIYASLMSSFAGIREAEIVEDLFQEALAKGMVRDNAMLMKLVLMFVDVGQLEKTLAVVQAMRKMEIRVSDCILCTIINGFARKRGLRSAVAAYGQLLSEGCEPGQVTYASIINVYCRLGLPRMAESTFAEMIDKGFDKCVVAYSNMISMYGKMGKVKDAMRLLAKMKEKGCKPNVWVYNSLLDIHGRLMNLRQVEKLWQEMKRRQIAPDKVSYTSIISAYSKARRIDECIDFFEEFKGNGGKVDRAMAGIMVGVFSKGSRLDELIKLLQDMELAGTGLDARLHESALNALRDAGLQVHMNGFRKSFVSKEDKTL, encoded by the coding sequence ATGGTGCTCCAATGGCCTCTCGCTCCAATTCCTCCTCCTAAAAGCTTCTCCCCTGCCCAACTCTGCTCCTCCACCTTCTTCTTCCGTTTCAGGAAACAGAGATTTGTAGTCTTCAACTTCTCAAAATCCAGCCCTCCTCTCCTCGACGATGCATCAAGTGATCTCCACGCCATCCCACTCCCTTCTGTCCCCCTGCAAGCCTCTCCTGCTGCGGGCACCGAGATCACGAATGAATTCATCCAGGGCGTGTGCAGAAATCTGCAGACCGAGGCTGTTGCGTTTGAGTATTACCAGAAGGCGAAAGAGCTGCCGGTTTTCCGGCCGGATCGACGGACCCTGAAGCTTCTCGTTAGGAGTTTGGTCAAATCCAAGCAGTGGAGCTCCATCTCGGCCCTGGTCGACGATCTCAGGTTCTTTGGTGTGGTTCCGGATCGATTTACATGCGCTAGGTTGATCGGTAGCTGCATCAGAGCAAGAAAGTTCAAGCTCGCAGAGGCATTGCTCGGAGTTCTTGAATCCAAGAAAGGGAGTGAGGCCGCCATCTCTGCTTTCAGTGCAGCAATGTGTGGCTACAACCAGCTCCACATGTACAACTGCACGGTTTCGGCTTACGAGCGGATGACGGCCGCCGGGCTTTCCCCTAATACTAGCTGCTACCGGTGGATCCTCGAAGCGTATCGAGAGCTGGGGGAGACAGAGAAGGTGATTGCCTTGTTTCTTGAATACGAGTCCAAAGAGTCGAAAGCTTCGTCCAAGTCTGTCGAGATATACTCGATCTTGTGTGATTCGCTGGGGAGGTCAGGAAGAGCCTTCGAAGCTCTCAGATACTTCAGGGAGATGGAAGCAAAGGGACTGTCTCCAAACACTGCCATCTATGCTTCACTGATGAGCTCCTTTGCAGGGATTAGAGAAGCAGAGATAGTGGAGGATCTCTTCCAAGAAGCACTAGCCAAGGGCATGGTGAGAGACAACGCCATGCTCATGAAACTGGTTCTGATGTTTGTGGACGTGGGGCAGTTGGAGAAGACCCTTGCGGTTGTGCAGGCCATGAGGAAGATGGAAATCAGGGTATCGGACTGCATACTCTGCACTATCATCAATGGCTTCGCGAGAAAGAGAGGACTCAGATCTGCAGTGGCGGCTTACGGGCAACTGTTGTCCGAAGGGTGTGAACCAGGACAAGTAACATATGCTTCGATCATCAATGTCTATTGCCGTCTGGGACTTCCCCGGATGGCCGAGTCTACCTTTGCGGAAATGATAGACAAAGGTTTTGACAAATGTGTTGTTGCTTACTCTAACATGATCTCCATGTACGGGAAGATGGGCAAGGTGAAGGATGCCATGAGGCTTCTCGCTAAGATGAAGGAGAAGGGTTGCAAGCCAAACGTATGGGTCTACAACTCTCTCCTAGACATCCATGGTAGACTGATGAACTTGAGGCAGGTGGAGAAACTCTGGCAGGAGATGAAACGCAGGCAGATAGCACCCGACAAGGTCAGCTACACAAGCATCATTAGTGCCTACAGCAAGGCCAGAAGAATCGATGAGTGCATCGACTTCTTCGAAGAGTTTAAGGGGAATGGTGGGAAGGTGGACAGGGCCATGGCTGGGATAATGGTGGGAGTCTTCTCAAAGGGAAGTAGGTTGGATGAGTTGATTAAGCTGCTGCAGGACATGGAGTTGGCAGGGACTGGTTTGGATGCACGGCTGCACGAGTCAGCTTTGAATGCTTTAAGGGATGCAGGGCTTCAAGTTCATATGAACGGGTTTCGGAAAAGCTTCGTGTCGAAGGAGGATAAGACTTTGTAG
- the LOC103984524 gene encoding protein SLOW GREEN 1, chloroplastic — protein sequence MDSLIVSAPVHGGRALLSPLPPFLTRSSFSPKVLRFAKTRVSRVPVAKASSSGSNPLAPLSGPVRAAVSGAVLLATATAALVSASIRPPIARADPAVFPVAEGESDPSVLSRFLDSSSDGVDALRSLLYQKLEAGDDTEGLAILQRLIAAQPAEIEWKFLAARLLNEMGEASESRRLYEEILAVDPLSFEALFDNAVLMDRCGEGDAVIRRLEQALELAKAEQKEKAARDVRLIMAQIQFLQKNVDEALSSYEGLAQEDPKDYRPYFCQGVIYSLLGKNKQAREKFSKYHELSPRKFEVNAYLQTPLSRMNLFSTGDS from the coding sequence ATGGATTCCCTCATCGTCTCCGCCCCCGTCCATGGCGGCCGAGCcctcctctctcctcttcctcccttccTGACGCGATCGTCCTTTTCTCCCAAAGTCCTTCGCTTCGCCAAAACCAGGGTTTCCAGGGTTCCCGTGGCGAAGGCTTCGTCCTCCGGGTCGAACCCCCTCGCTCCGCTCTCTGGACCCGTCCGTGCCGCCGTCTCCGGCGCCGTCCTCCTCGCCACTGCCACCGCCGCCCTCGTCTCCGCTAGCATTCGCCCGCCCATCGCCCGCGCCGACCCCGCCGTGTTCCCGGTCGCCGAGGGTGAATCCGACCCCTCGGTCCTCTCCCGATTCCTCGATTCCAGCTCCGACGGCGTCGACGCACTCCGCTCCCTGCTCTATCAAAAGCTTGAGGCTGGGGACGACACCGAGGGCCTTGCCATCCTCCAGCGGCTTATTGCCGCTCAGCCCGCCGAGATCGAGTGGAAGTTCCTGGCCGCGCGGCTTCTCAACGAGATGGGCGAGGCCTCCGAGTCCCGCCGCCTCTACGAGGAGATCCTCGCTGTTGACCCCCTCTCCTTCGAGGCTCTCTTCGACAACGCCGTCCTCATGGACCGGTGCGGTGAAGGGGACGCCGTGATCCGGCGACTGGAACAGGCTCTGGAGCTCGCAAAGGCCGAGCAGAAGGAGAAGGCGGCAAGGGACGTGCGGCTAATCATGGCCCAGATACAGTTCTTGCAAAAAAACGTAGATGAAGCGCTGTCGAGCTACGAAGGCCTGGCGCAGGAGGATCCCAAGGATTACAGGCCTTATTTCTGCCAGGGAGTGATCTATAGCTTGTTGGGTAAAAACAAGCAGGCGAGAGAGAAGTTCTCCAAGTACCATGAGCTTTCGCCGAGGAAGTTTGAGGTTAATGCATACTTGCAGACACCGCTATCGAGGATGAACCTGTTCAGCACAGGAGATTCTTAG